The Aureispira anguillae genome contains a region encoding:
- a CDS encoding AAA domain-containing protein, producing MQTLDIRFLKNLQEKLSAGNFRSIHLNALPKRYLTRLDLADLDTLSEGTSKQFLEVLFTQAQFDFPITLGNNEQIDSQQEEKIVRRLSSMTIEHNDHHAEHGNKTFAFGYPILLVKDPNNPSKIIKAPLIIWSLEIERNFEANNEWLIRRKEDYSVVTNSVLATFLRNQANIELQPMYDQMLEDAILDKDELAEMAQLHMQQLNPNISDRTKHLFREILDKDVAPIKTEQEIQALPLDSPAILWSGIFGLFRSQKDSIIKDLDFFIQNIHQLQPLVEQNPNPSDPKRSSFMKHSFTMLETDPCQQQLLHHLSKGKNLVIQGPPGTGKSQTLTGIIANTISNAGTCLVVSEKKAALDVIYATLQKMGLEELAIIVEDVHQDRATLVNSVRERAQHQHQPYRVSPNFIRLLQSCAAHVARLQDFHKKLQQPITNDAAWTDVVGTFLDSNQKNDKGLLVGLLNAQQFEFTTTEFEDILSILPEGQSLYQQLGTFNHPLNALNDRFFHQANTMQVEADTQKALDNVCFVVQAAQRDAFSYLFEYEQLLEKHFSDVYLAKMKLIDRAIDIIEGGLAQSKYYFNKNGGFYRKLMKNVSDKYKKLEQEKVDVLESFLKVQKIHFKYAYFKYQFMDTSDHSKLEFKKLLDHLVDYKSQVYDWFEARSPFIQKLVKELGPNKIYKYVSFDQRVIEITKNLDAFERNFATSKVFKVEFKFVTKNIRKRLTQIEDLDNNLQKLKKEFDNFTAYHALKFFWLSLNKRQQIAFQGLANANPKDWSGAFSSWYLHTLLAHHENQLVPDEKAYRSSVSGFTKELKTLQEILVGHTLKYWRGKQSQAVQQFHQQKAPLTLNNLYNTRSHKGSRRSPLRKIIETSPDLLSSFFPVLMVSPAVCSAILPLHPGLFDVVIFDEASQLNLEESFSALVRGKYKIIAGDSHQLPPPDSFQSHYFSNANQQDFVIDDEYWEGTNDSVAETIDYLSNSPSLLEYALSVDAYQESFLALHYRSQHPYLIDFSNAAFYGNRLSSFPAQQAYTPIEFRAIDGVYKNYSNEQEAIAIVNYLLSLIAEATTCPSIGVATFNLHQRNLILEQLQQAAIHNSTTKAQLQQLYKAGFFVRNLENIQGEECDILILSTTFGIQENGTMATNLGPINHQDGYKLLNVIVTRARQKVCVFSSIPPSHYQTYEQEIRQHGNTGKGILYAYLAYAKAVHDQQHDSRQTILDLLYDNCLNKPIDPSLYQKKSNLFEQQVLHFLQLEFPKLNIQTNYQYAGFSLPLAVLNDQDQLCLAFYYDLHYKSTDEEAYAWDLFYEQQLQKMGIACHRIWSKEWWENKLEAQQKLTVQIRDKMG from the coding sequence ATGCAAACGTTGGATATCCGTTTTCTAAAAAATTTACAAGAAAAGCTTAGTGCTGGAAATTTTCGTTCTATTCATCTCAATGCGCTTCCCAAACGTTATTTAACCCGTTTGGATTTAGCAGATTTAGATACCCTATCAGAGGGCACCTCCAAGCAATTTTTGGAAGTGCTATTTACCCAAGCTCAATTTGACTTTCCAATTACGCTTGGTAACAATGAACAGATAGACAGCCAACAAGAAGAAAAGATAGTCCGCAGGTTGAGTTCTATGACCATTGAACACAACGACCACCATGCAGAGCATGGCAACAAAACGTTTGCCTTTGGCTACCCCATTTTATTGGTCAAAGACCCTAATAATCCCAGCAAAATTATCAAGGCACCGCTCATCATTTGGTCCTTAGAGATCGAGCGAAATTTTGAAGCCAATAACGAATGGCTTATTCGCCGAAAAGAGGATTATTCTGTGGTTACCAATAGCGTTTTAGCCACTTTTTTGCGCAATCAAGCAAATATTGAGTTGCAACCTATGTACGATCAAATGCTAGAGGATGCTATCTTAGACAAAGATGAGTTAGCAGAAATGGCTCAATTGCACATGCAACAACTCAACCCTAATATTTCAGATCGAACCAAGCACCTTTTCCGAGAAATATTAGACAAAGATGTTGCGCCAATTAAAACAGAACAAGAAATCCAAGCCTTGCCATTGGATAGCCCTGCTATTTTGTGGTCTGGTATTTTTGGGTTATTTCGTTCTCAAAAAGATAGCATCATAAAGGATTTGGACTTTTTTATCCAAAACATTCATCAACTTCAACCGCTGGTTGAACAGAATCCCAATCCTAGCGACCCAAAACGATCTTCTTTCATGAAGCATAGTTTCACTATGTTGGAAACAGATCCTTGTCAACAACAGCTATTGCACCATTTATCAAAAGGAAAAAATTTAGTTATACAAGGTCCTCCAGGCACAGGAAAAAGCCAGACTCTCACAGGCATTATTGCCAATACCATTTCTAATGCAGGAACCTGCTTGGTGGTTAGCGAGAAAAAAGCTGCCTTGGATGTAATTTATGCCACACTCCAAAAGATGGGCTTAGAGGAATTGGCAATTATAGTAGAAGATGTGCACCAAGATCGGGCAACACTCGTCAACTCTGTTCGAGAACGAGCACAGCACCAACACCAGCCTTATAGAGTTTCTCCTAACTTTATTCGTCTGCTACAAAGCTGTGCAGCACATGTTGCTCGGCTACAAGATTTTCATAAAAAACTACAACAGCCCATTACCAATGATGCCGCTTGGACCGATGTTGTCGGAACGTTTTTAGATAGCAATCAAAAAAATGACAAAGGTTTATTGGTTGGTTTATTAAATGCGCAACAATTTGAGTTTACGACAACAGAGTTTGAAGATATTTTAAGCATCTTGCCAGAGGGACAGAGTTTATATCAACAACTTGGCACGTTCAACCATCCTCTCAATGCCTTGAACGATCGTTTTTTTCATCAGGCCAATACCATGCAGGTTGAAGCAGATACCCAAAAGGCATTGGACAATGTTTGTTTTGTTGTGCAGGCGGCTCAACGAGATGCCTTTTCTTATCTTTTTGAATATGAGCAGCTTTTAGAAAAGCACTTTTCGGATGTCTATTTGGCTAAAATGAAATTGATTGATAGGGCGATTGACATCATTGAAGGAGGCTTGGCTCAATCCAAGTACTATTTTAATAAAAATGGGGGCTTTTATCGAAAACTGATGAAAAATGTCAGTGACAAGTACAAGAAACTCGAACAGGAAAAAGTTGATGTACTAGAAAGCTTCCTTAAGGTTCAAAAAATTCATTTTAAATATGCTTATTTCAAGTATCAATTTATGGATACTAGCGATCATAGCAAGCTTGAATTTAAAAAGTTACTGGATCATTTAGTTGATTACAAATCGCAGGTATACGATTGGTTTGAAGCTAGAAGTCCTTTTATTCAAAAGTTAGTTAAGGAATTAGGCCCCAATAAAATTTACAAATATGTTTCTTTTGATCAACGAGTTATAGAAATCACTAAAAATTTAGATGCTTTTGAGCGAAATTTTGCCACTAGCAAAGTTTTTAAGGTTGAATTTAAGTTTGTTACTAAAAACATTCGAAAGCGGTTGACTCAAATTGAGGATTTGGATAACAATCTTCAAAAACTAAAAAAAGAATTTGATAATTTTACGGCTTATCATGCACTGAAATTTTTCTGGTTGTCGCTCAACAAACGCCAACAAATTGCGTTTCAAGGCTTAGCAAATGCCAATCCTAAGGACTGGTCTGGGGCTTTTTCCTCTTGGTATTTACATACCTTATTGGCACATCATGAAAATCAATTGGTTCCCGATGAAAAAGCCTATCGATCCAGTGTCTCTGGTTTTACCAAAGAACTAAAAACGTTACAAGAAATACTGGTTGGGCATACGCTCAAATACTGGCGAGGAAAACAAAGCCAAGCGGTACAACAATTCCACCAGCAAAAAGCACCGCTCACACTCAATAATCTTTACAATACCCGCAGCCACAAGGGCAGTCGGCGTAGCCCCTTGCGCAAAATCATAGAAACTTCTCCCGACTTATTGAGTAGTTTTTTTCCAGTTTTAATGGTTAGTCCTGCGGTTTGCTCTGCGATTTTGCCCTTACATCCTGGTTTATTTGATGTGGTTATTTTTGATGAAGCCAGCCAATTGAACCTAGAGGAAAGTTTCTCGGCTTTGGTTCGAGGAAAATATAAAATTATCGCTGGTGATTCTCATCAATTGCCTCCTCCTGATAGTTTCCAATCGCATTATTTCTCAAATGCTAACCAACAAGATTTTGTGATTGATGATGAATATTGGGAGGGCACAAACGATAGCGTTGCCGAAACAATTGACTACCTCTCTAATTCACCTTCTTTATTAGAGTATGCCTTGTCGGTAGATGCTTATCAAGAAAGTTTTTTGGCCTTGCATTATCGTTCTCAGCACCCTTATTTAATCGATTTTTCGAATGCTGCTTTTTATGGCAATCGTTTATCTTCTTTTCCTGCTCAACAAGCTTATACTCCCATTGAATTTAGAGCAATTGATGGCGTTTATAAAAATTATAGCAACGAGCAAGAAGCAATAGCGATTGTTAATTACCTGCTTAGCTTAATAGCAGAAGCTACGACCTGTCCTTCTATTGGTGTTGCTACTTTTAACTTGCACCAACGCAATTTAATCTTAGAACAATTGCAACAAGCTGCTATTCATAACTCGACAACCAAAGCACAATTACAACAATTATATAAGGCAGGATTTTTTGTTAGAAACTTAGAAAATATTCAAGGAGAAGAGTGTGATATTTTAATTCTATCCACCACCTTTGGCATACAAGAAAATGGCACCATGGCGACCAACCTAGGTCCTATTAACCATCAAGATGGCTACAAGTTATTAAATGTTATTGTTACTAGAGCTCGACAAAAAGTGTGTGTGTTTAGTTCTATTCCTCCCTCCCATTACCAGACCTACGAACAGGAAATTCGTCAACATGGCAATACTGGAAAAGGGATTTTATATGCTTATTTGGCCTATGCCAAAGCCGTTCATGATCAACAGCACGACAGTCGTCAAACGATTCTAGATTTGTTATACGACAATTGTCTTAACAAGCCTATTGATCCTTCTTTGTACCAAAAGAAATCCAATCTATTTGAACAACAAGTTTTGCACTTTTTACAATTAGAATTTCCAAAACTAAACATTCAAACGAATTACCAGTACGCAGGTTTTTCTTTGCCGCTTGCTGTTCTAAACGACCAAGATCAACTATGCCTTGCCTTTTACTATGACCTTCATTACAAATCTACGGATGAAGAAGCTTATGCTTGGGATTTATTTTACGAACAACAATTGCAGAAAATGGGAATTGCTTGTCATCGAATTTGGTCCAAGGAATGGTGGGAAAACAAATTAGAAGCACAACAAAAGCTAACCGTACAAATTCGAGACAAAATGGGATAA
- a CDS encoding DUF6923 family protein — protein sequence MLKVYLLIFWIVLPFALSAQNYDICGDGIDNDNDGLIDEACLAFECDGSLYQSAKQGNDFFLYKVNTNPVQFITVANLTQNGGIQSFNSLAYNPVDNLMYGMGTNDDRIYRIDAAGNVEFLGNVSGLSSFKNAGTFDQFGNYYVFGDNTLRKINISTLTYNTIGGVGTYGSADIVFNPLDNQIYGWSGNPKLLFKMDPNTGVQTKIPGNAPLAINGSWGWTGALYFNPQGDILGYQGSKMIKFDPNTGIGSLVGTGASKSSNDGCSCSFGVEMTKSVSGTFEAGDTIRYHFEFFNQSFSSINNLIFDDILTNGFKWSGNPYNLSNLSLSGNTLLSGTSTAHFTIDNLPQGTASFDIDVIIPCNYNANTYTNQAVLSNLPPPLKDTILSDNPNTLTIGDPTTFSLSTPPLNLQTISKNIICERNIGSIELQATGGSQPLSYLWSNGQTDSIATGLGVGNYTVTITGSTGCAVSTSATIIAEQVNITTYASVQNVQCQGGKNGLIRVDSSTGGYPPYHYALNQTAFDSALVFDSLMLGNYMLQTKDAFGCRGQAVFSLTEPLFKLALQAPSDTIVKIGDWIAGELEVNTLTPVVYEWSPKVGLSCYDCQTPLIQAPTTTTYTIKGTDILGCSDSTSFTITVEDDSRVFIPNAFSPNGDGNNDVLMIYSPGDVQEVKSFRIFSRWGELVFEQQNFPPNYATYGWDGHFQGQPMNSGIFVYYAEIQLIDGRTEVISGDVSLFR from the coding sequence ATGCTAAAAGTTTATCTTCTTATTTTTTGGATAGTTTTACCTTTTGCCCTCTCGGCACAAAACTATGATATTTGTGGTGATGGTATTGATAATGACAACGATGGTCTAATTGATGAAGCTTGTCTTGCCTTTGAGTGTGATGGGAGTTTGTATCAATCAGCCAAACAAGGCAATGATTTTTTCTTGTATAAGGTCAATACAAACCCTGTCCAATTTATTACTGTCGCCAACCTAACACAAAATGGGGGCATCCAGTCATTTAATTCTTTAGCCTACAATCCCGTTGATAATTTGATGTATGGTATGGGTACCAATGACGATCGAATTTATAGAATTGATGCAGCGGGAAATGTGGAGTTTTTAGGAAATGTATCGGGGCTTAGCAGCTTTAAAAATGCAGGCACTTTTGACCAGTTTGGCAACTATTATGTTTTTGGTGATAACACCCTTCGAAAAATTAATATCAGTACCCTTACTTACAACACTATTGGAGGAGTAGGAACCTATGGTTCGGCTGATATTGTTTTTAATCCGCTAGACAACCAAATTTATGGTTGGAGTGGCAACCCCAAATTGCTCTTTAAGATGGATCCCAATACAGGAGTGCAAACTAAGATTCCTGGAAACGCTCCTTTAGCAATTAATGGTAGTTGGGGGTGGACAGGAGCGCTTTACTTTAATCCCCAAGGTGACATTTTGGGGTATCAAGGTAGCAAAATGATAAAATTTGATCCCAATACAGGAATCGGTTCCTTGGTAGGCACAGGTGCCAGCAAATCAAGCAATGATGGTTGTTCTTGTTCTTTTGGAGTAGAGATGACCAAATCTGTTAGTGGAACATTTGAAGCGGGCGATACCATTCGTTATCATTTTGAATTTTTTAACCAATCCTTCTCATCCATCAACAACTTAATTTTTGATGATATTCTAACCAATGGTTTTAAGTGGAGTGGCAACCCATACAATTTAAGCAACCTGTCATTATCAGGCAATACGCTGCTTTCAGGTACTTCTACAGCTCATTTTACAATTGACAACTTACCACAAGGCACCGCTTCTTTTGATATTGATGTTATCATTCCATGTAATTACAATGCCAATACTTATACCAATCAGGCTGTTTTAAGTAACCTGCCTCCGCCCCTAAAAGATACCATTTTATCAGACAACCCCAATACACTTACCATTGGTGACCCCACAACCTTTTCTCTAAGCACTCCCCCGCTCAACTTACAAACAATAAGCAAAAATATCATTTGTGAGCGCAATATAGGAAGCATTGAATTACAAGCAACTGGAGGTTCTCAGCCCTTAAGTTATTTATGGAGCAATGGCCAAACTGATTCTATTGCAACAGGGTTGGGGGTTGGTAATTATACGGTAACGATAACAGGTTCAACGGGCTGCGCCGTTAGTACCTCTGCTACTATAATAGCAGAACAAGTCAACATTACAACGTATGCAAGTGTTCAAAACGTACAATGTCAAGGAGGTAAGAACGGTCTTATACGAGTAGATAGCAGTACAGGAGGCTACCCTCCTTATCATTATGCCTTAAATCAAACTGCCTTTGATTCTGCTCTTGTCTTTGATAGTTTAATGCTTGGCAACTATATGCTTCAAACCAAAGATGCTTTTGGATGTCGAGGACAAGCCGTCTTTTCTTTAACAGAACCTCTTTTTAAATTAGCCCTTCAAGCGCCTTCTGATACCATTGTTAAAATAGGAGATTGGATTGCTGGTGAACTAGAAGTTAATACCCTTACTCCTGTTGTATACGAATGGTCTCCCAAAGTAGGCTTGAGCTGTTATGATTGTCAAACACCTTTGATTCAAGCTCCCACTACAACCACTTACACCATCAAAGGAACGGATATTTTAGGTTGTTCAGACTCTACCTCCTTTACGATTACGGTAGAAGATGATAGTCGGGTGTTTATTCCCAATGCATTTAGTCCCAATGGTGATGGTAACAATGATGTTTTAATGATTTATAGCCCTGGTGATGTACAAGAAGTAAAGTCCTTCCGAATTTTTAGTCGTTGGGGAGAATTGGTTTTTGAACAACAAAATTTCCCGCCAAACTATGCTACCTATGGTTGGGATGGACACTTTCAGGGACAACCAATGAATAGTGGTATTTTTGTTTATTATGCAGAAATTCAACTCATAGATGGGCGAACTGAAGTAATTAGTGGCGATGTTTCTTTGTTCCGATAG
- a CDS encoding T9SS type A sorting domain-containing protein, with product MTYKLFLLSIFLIPLSVQANIYYVNSSATGANNGNSWMDAFYTLQDAINTATNGDTIWVATGVYYPTQDTTGNIFPIDNRNKTFFIAKNIKLFGGFIGTETQVSQRDVMMNPTTLSGDFGIPNTVIDNAYSVVRIHATTSNGIITNDMEIDGFTIRDGYHVALSTAAIGAGINLVGTRCTPTIKNNYFINNQARRGGAIYGSCVSNGVNTNLIIDHNKFQQNKGSQGGGAIYLESRDMNLIISNNYFENNEAFTGAGGAIYLETAGTPQAHLSLTNNRFVRNYSEVGGGIYLKNINGEDCFPLMTHNSFYRDTASYYGGAIGFDVGGGDTLTATLSHNFFMENKSKSRGGAIHNDARAGKLSTVSQNDTFIACTSVDGGAIYNNSRLLGIFSISYEGIFCENNVAERGGVLYNLNNSYNNYPNSISFQKSVFKNNRAAKSGVIWGGKNNLLLSGNLFEDNQANEVAVFSSGASTFTPANNHDAQIYHNTFHGNTSDSLGMALLRDCPTAKIHNNLCTKNSGLNDAGAFVFDATTAYLNNNTFYANQALNGADVIRGYNGGHLSLFNNIIWGSALPITMGGGASAIVNYCIYGEGSLDGIVNFPLGVTGNFNIEMNPLFADSLNNDFRLQSASVAVDAGYNPEWVNTGLSTDIIGTIRPQNTVDIGAYESFTMGFSQVPVDTTICSGSSGTMFVSSNHTAFYQWQVNTGSLWTDLTNGSHYNGTTDSLLHFINLDASYNGNQYRCIISNSNALVSTDTSTIGVVTIQNNPVFYLLPNDTSICANESLVLSATYTATNNVNYQWLLAGTAVGNQSTLVPTSSGRYNLQITDSLGCTDTADIATNIKINDLPNVLITPLNSIICIGDDVTLATLNADTGNSYQWYRNGLSINGAIDSTYTTSDSGRYNVLVTTSDHCQDTAAIAAQVSVSSCTKVNYLLEEPPIALFPNPIRNLATIELYGMEVNNSIVVTVIDVYGREWEQIRPMNHSRHEVNLSHLPNGLYFLRVVVGSKIYLQSFNRIE from the coding sequence ATGACCTACAAACTATTTTTATTAAGCATTTTCTTAATCCCTTTATCTGTTCAAGCGAATATCTATTATGTCAATAGCAGTGCAACAGGTGCCAATAATGGAAATTCGTGGATGGATGCTTTTTATACGCTACAAGATGCCATTAACACGGCAACCAATGGTGACACTATATGGGTAGCTACAGGCGTTTATTATCCTACTCAAGATACCACAGGAAATATTTTTCCGATCGACAATAGAAATAAAACATTTTTTATTGCTAAAAACATTAAACTTTTTGGTGGCTTTATTGGAACAGAGACACAGGTTAGTCAACGTGATGTTATGATGAATCCAACGACGTTAAGTGGCGATTTTGGAATACCCAATACGGTCATAGATAATGCGTATAGTGTTGTACGTATTCATGCGACTACTTCTAATGGGATTATTACGAATGATATGGAGATTGATGGCTTTACGATTCGAGATGGTTATCATGTTGCTTTGAGTACAGCTGCAATAGGTGCGGGAATCAATTTAGTAGGAACAAGATGTACACCTACTATTAAGAATAATTATTTTATTAACAACCAAGCACGGAGGGGAGGAGCTATATATGGCAGTTGTGTTTCTAATGGAGTGAATACCAATCTAATTATAGATCATAATAAGTTTCAGCAGAATAAAGGTTCACAAGGAGGAGGGGCTATTTATCTAGAGAGTAGAGATATGAATCTAATAATCAGCAATAATTACTTTGAGAATAATGAAGCATTCACAGGGGCAGGAGGAGCTATTTATTTAGAAACAGCAGGAACGCCCCAAGCACATCTATCGCTAACGAATAATCGTTTTGTTCGTAATTATTCAGAAGTAGGAGGGGGGATTTATCTCAAGAATATAAACGGGGAAGATTGTTTTCCTTTAATGACACATAATTCTTTTTATAGAGACACCGCATCCTATTATGGAGGGGCTATTGGTTTTGATGTAGGAGGGGGAGATACCTTGACGGCTACTTTGTCTCACAATTTCTTTATGGAGAATAAAAGCAAGAGTAGAGGAGGAGCCATCCATAATGACGCTAGAGCAGGAAAGTTATCTACGGTATCTCAAAACGATACTTTTATTGCTTGTACTTCTGTAGATGGAGGTGCTATTTATAACAATTCAAGGCTTCTTGGAATTTTCTCTATCTCTTATGAAGGAATTTTTTGTGAGAATAACGTTGCTGAAAGAGGAGGAGTGTTGTATAATTTGAATAATTCATACAATAACTACCCCAATAGCATAAGTTTTCAAAAGAGTGTCTTTAAAAATAATAGGGCAGCTAAATCAGGTGTTATTTGGGGCGGAAAAAACAATTTATTGCTAAGTGGTAATTTATTTGAAGATAATCAGGCAAATGAAGTAGCTGTATTTTCTAGTGGGGCATCTACCTTTACCCCCGCTAATAATCATGATGCACAAATATACCATAATACTTTTCATGGGAATACTTCTGATTCTTTAGGAATGGCTTTATTAAGGGATTGCCCCACTGCAAAAATTCACAACAATTTATGCACAAAAAATAGTGGTCTTAATGATGCTGGAGCTTTTGTTTTTGACGCTACAACCGCTTACCTCAATAATAATACGTTTTATGCAAATCAAGCTTTAAATGGTGCTGATGTAATCAGAGGTTATAATGGAGGACATCTATCGTTATTTAATAATATTATTTGGGGGAGTGCTTTACCAATTACCATGGGAGGAGGTGCTTCTGCCATTGTTAATTATTGTATTTATGGAGAGGGCAGTTTAGATGGTATTGTAAATTTTCCTTTGGGAGTTACAGGGAATTTTAATATTGAAATGAACCCTTTGTTTGCAGATAGCTTAAACAATGATTTTCGCCTACAAAGTGCTTCTGTAGCCGTGGATGCTGGGTATAATCCTGAATGGGTTAATACTGGCTTATCAACAGATATTATAGGAACGATTCGACCTCAAAATACAGTTGACATAGGAGCCTATGAATCTTTTACAATGGGATTTTCACAGGTTCCTGTCGATACCACTATTTGTTCGGGTTCCAGTGGAACTATGTTTGTTAGTAGCAATCATACTGCCTTTTATCAATGGCAAGTTAATACTGGAAGTTTATGGACCGATCTTACCAATGGAAGTCATTACAATGGAACAACAGATAGCTTATTGCATTTTATAAATTTGGATGCTAGTTATAATGGAAATCAGTATAGGTGTATTATATCTAACTCTAATGCGCTTGTCTCAACAGATACCTCTACGATAGGAGTAGTAACCATTCAAAATAACCCAGTCTTTTATTTGTTACCTAATGATACCTCTATTTGTGCCAATGAAAGCCTTGTATTATCCGCTACCTATACTGCCACGAATAATGTTAATTATCAATGGCTTTTAGCAGGAACAGCCGTTGGAAATCAATCTACATTGGTACCCACTAGCAGTGGTCGTTATAATTTGCAAATCACAGATTCGTTAGGATGTACAGATACCGCAGATATTGCTACTAATATTAAAATTAATGATTTACCCAATGTTTTGATTACTCCTTTGAATAGCATTATTTGTATCGGAGATGATGTTACCTTAGCAACATTAAATGCAGATACTGGGAATAGTTATCAGTGGTATAGGAATGGTCTATCTATCAATGGTGCTATAGATTCAACTTATACAACTTCTGATTCAGGAAGGTATAACGTTTTAGTGACAACGAGTGATCATTGCCAAGATACAGCAGCAATAGCGGCGCAGGTTAGTGTTTCGAGCTGCACTAAGGTGAATTATCTATTGGAAGAACCACCGATCGCTTTATTTCCTAATCCAATTAGAAATTTAGCCACCATCGAATTATATGGCATGGAAGTTAATAACTCAATTGTTGTGACTGTTATTGATGTATATGGACGAGAATGGGAACAAATAAGACCTATGAATCATAGCCGCCATGAGGTAAATCTTTCTCACCTTCCTAATGGATTGTATTTTTTGCGAGTTGTAGTAGGGAGCAAAATTTATTTGCAATCGTTTAATCGGATTGAATAA
- a CDS encoding cytochrome b5 domain-containing protein, giving the protein MELTRSQLALYNGQDKDAIYVAYKGLIYDVTSSRLWRNGKHYEHWAGQDLTKELADAPHSQKVFERFKAVGKLI; this is encoded by the coding sequence ATGGAATTAACACGATCTCAGCTTGCCTTATACAATGGGCAAGACAAAGATGCCATCTATGTTGCTTACAAGGGACTTATTTATGATGTTACCTCCAGCCGTCTTTGGCGAAATGGAAAACATTACGAACATTGGGCAGGACAAGATCTTACTAAAGAATTAGCCGATGCCCCCCATAGCCAAAAAGTCTTTGAACGGTTTAAGGCCGTTGGAAAATTGATTTAA
- a CDS encoding alpha/beta hydrolase gives MKHLIIMVMVLLSLPIFAQNKIKINKKAPLTIGDRVEIKSKILNEDRILNIYLPNGYSNDSTKTYPVIYLLDGSIDEDFIHIAGIVQFGSFPWINMIPETIVVGISNVDRKRDFTFPTQVKRDKKDFPTTGESENFITFIEKELQPFIKDNYKTNATQTIIGQSLGGLLATEILFTKPQLFDNYIIVSPSLWWNKESLLKETPIDYQSKKSIYIAVGKEGKVMERTAKELYDKLHLEKKKDTQLFFEFFEKQNHGDALHLAVYSAFEKLFQSNQ, from the coding sequence ATGAAGCATCTTATAATAATGGTAATGGTTCTTCTGAGTCTCCCAATTTTTGCCCAAAACAAAATTAAAATAAACAAAAAGGCACCGTTAACAATAGGCGATCGAGTAGAAATTAAATCTAAAATTTTAAATGAGGATAGGATTTTAAACATTTATTTGCCAAATGGTTATTCAAACGATTCGACCAAAACCTATCCTGTTATTTACCTCTTAGACGGTTCCATTGATGAGGATTTTATTCATATTGCTGGAATTGTCCAATTTGGCTCCTTTCCTTGGATCAATATGATCCCTGAAACAATTGTTGTAGGGATTTCAAACGTAGATCGCAAAAGAGACTTCACCTTTCCTACACAGGTAAAGAGAGATAAAAAAGATTTTCCAACAACAGGAGAATCAGAAAATTTTATCACCTTTATAGAAAAGGAATTACAACCGTTTATTAAAGACAATTACAAAACCAATGCTACCCAAACAATAATCGGGCAGTCTTTGGGTGGGCTATTAGCCACAGAAATTTTATTTACCAAACCTCAATTATTTGATAATTATATTATTGTTAGCCCAAGCTTGTGGTGGAATAAAGAATCTCTACTCAAAGAAACCCCAATCGATTATCAATCTAAAAAATCAATTTATATTGCCGTTGGAAAAGAGGGAAAAGTAATGGAACGAACAGCAAAAGAATTATACGATAAACTCCATTTAGAAAAGAAAAAGGATACCCAACTCTTTTTTGAATTCTTTGAAAAACAAAACCATGGCGATGCCTTGCATTTGGCCGTTTATAGTGCTTTCGAAAAACTCTTTCAATCCAACCAATAA